The following proteins are encoded in a genomic region of Triticum dicoccoides isolate Atlit2015 ecotype Zavitan chromosome 1B, WEW_v2.0, whole genome shotgun sequence:
- the LOC119339144 gene encoding haloacid dehalogenase-like hydrolase domain-containing protein Sgpp, which yields MYASARGSQPHVCPVSPPPTVHHSTASLPRSPCITSARFSRYKNHTARAYRRGTGASDMSAAGDRDLRELAPLEAIQFDIDGTLCDSDPFHFLAFRELLQEVGFNNGVPITEEFYSANISGWHNDALAGALFPELEHAKGMEFMDRKEALFRKLAAGELKGLEGLQELCTWIEGRNLKRAAVTNAPRANAELVLSLLGLTSFFPVLVIGSECERAKPSPDPYLKALELIGASPDRTFIFEDSASGIRAGVAAGVAVVGLTTGNPEKVLRDAGASLLIEDFRDPKLMAMLQELDPAAADKEG from the exons ATGTACGCCTCCGCGCGCGGTTCGCAGCCACACGTCTGCCCCGTCTCTCCCCCTCCTACAGTCCACCACTCTACTGCATCGCTACCACGCTCACCTTGCATCACCAGCGCCCGATTCAGCAGATACAAGAACCACACCGCGCGCGCCTACCGGAGGGGCACCGGAGCGTCGGATATGTCGGCCGCCGGCGACAG GGATCTGCGGGAGCTGGCGCCGCTGGAGGCGATCCAATTCGACATCGACGGCACCCTCTGCGACTCGGATCCCTTCCACTTCCTCGCCTTCCGCGAGCTGCTGCAGGAG GTTGGTTTCAACAATGGAGTCCCCATCACCGAGGAGTTCTACAGCGCCAACATCAGCGGGTGGCACAACGACGCCCTCGCCGGTGCTCTGTTCCCGGAGCTCGAGCACGCCAAGGGCATGGAGTTCATGGATCGCAAGGAAGCCCTGTTCAGAAA GTTGGCGGCAGGAGAGCTCAAGGGACTGGAGGGACTGCAGGAACTGTGCACATGGATCGAAGGACGCAACCTGAAGCGGGCGGCGGTGACGAACGCGCCGAGGGCGAACGCGGAGCTCGTGCTGTCGCTCCTCGGCCTCACCAGCTTCTTCCCGGTGCTCGTCATCGGGAGCGAGTGCGAGCGGGCCAAGCCGTCCCCCGACCCGTACCTCAAGGCCCTCGAGCTCATCGGCGCGTCCCCCGATCGCACGTTCATCTTCGAG GACTCCGCGTCCGGGATCCGGGCCGGCGTCGCCGCCGGCGTGGCCGTGGTGGGCCTGACCACCGGGAACCCGGAGAAGGTGCTGAGGGACGCGGGGGCGAGCCTACTGATCGAGGATTTCCGGGACCCGAAGCTGATGGCCATGCTTCAGGAGCTGGACCCTGCAGCTGCAGATAAGGAAGGCTGA